The proteins below come from a single Melospiza melodia melodia isolate bMelMel2 chromosome 12, bMelMel2.pri, whole genome shotgun sequence genomic window:
- the SSR3 gene encoding translocon-associated protein subunit gamma, translating to MAPKGGPGGRQQSEEDLLLQDFSRNLSAKSSALFFGNAFIVSAIPIWLYWRIWHMDLVQSAVLYSVMTLISTYLVAFAYKNVKFVLKHKVAQKREDAVSKEVTRKLSEADNRKMSRKEKDERILWKKNEVADYEATTFSIFYNNTLFLVLVIIASFFVLKNFNPTVNYILSISASSGLIALLSTGSK from the exons ATGGCTCCCAAGGGCGGCCCCGGCGGCCGGCAGCAGTCCGAGGAGGATCTGCTGCTGCAGGACTTCAGCCGCAACCTCTCGGCCAAGTCCTCCGCGCTCTTCTTCGGCAACGCCTTCATCGTCTCCGCCATCCCTATCT ggcttTATTGGAGAATATGGCATATGGATCTTGTTCAGTCTGCAGTCCTGTACAGCGTGATGACCCTCATCAGTACTTATCTTGTGGCTTTTGCATATAAAAATGTCAAGTTTGTCCTCAAACACAA AGTAGCCCAGAAAAGAGAAGATGCAGTTTCCAAGGAGGTGACTCGCAAGCTGTCCGAGGCAGACAACAGGAAGATGTCCCGCAAGGAGAAGGATGAAAG AATTCTGTGGAAGAAAAATGAAGTTGCAGACTATGAAGCAACAACTTTTTCCATCTTCTACAACAACACCCTCTTCCTGGTGCTGGTTATCATCGCTTCCTTTTTCGTGCTGAAGAACTTCAACCCCACTGT AAACTACATCCTTTCTATCAGTGCTTCCTCAGGACTGATTGCTCTGCTGTCCACAGGATCCAAGTAG